The following are from one region of the Oscarella lobularis chromosome 3, ooOscLobu1.1, whole genome shotgun sequence genome:
- the LOC136184950 gene encoding O-phosphoseryl-tRNA(Sec) selenium transferase-like — translation MNVDTARGIIPAAYLRQASDAKAAREALVRHLLEQRKLPLEGWTDDMIEMLLRDLAQMDSNNFPGNVGVGEREARIYSTLVSQRHFRLGHGIGRSGDVTAVQPKAAGSSLLAKITNCLLLDLFRQIGIRSAGACLLLPMATGMSLVLVFLTLKSTRPSSKYILWPRIDQKSCFKCMITAGCQPIVIENLLNGDELTTDLTSVEAKILELGPENITCLHSTTSCFAPRVPDKIVELAILCKRYGIPHVVNNAYGLQSTKCIHLLEEGNRLGRIDAFVQSTDKNFLVPVGGAIVAGFNKEFIDLVAKTYPGRASATPSIDVFITLLSMGVQGYIKLLSDRRELFKYLADGLRKLGEKHGEKVLATTKNQISLAMSLSSIKAEALKVSSSSLERDPTEIGSMLFTRFVSGTRVIVPGKSNTIGLHTFQNWGSHLNDEYPCPYLTAAAAIGLTKPEVDSFLKRLEKVITKFKRERRQ, via the exons ATGAACGTCGACACCGCTCGCGGAATCATTCCTGCCGCTTATCTCCGTCAAGCATCCGATGCTAAAGCGGCAAGAGAAGCTCTAGTTCGACACCTATTGGAACAG CGAAAATTGCCACTAGAAGGTTGGACAGACGACATGATCGAGATGCTCTTGCGCGATTTAGCACAGATGGACAGCAATAATTTTCCCG GAAATGTTGGCGTGGGAGAGCGAGAAGCTCGCATCTATAGCACTCTCGTATCGCAACGTCACTTCCG TCTTGGTCATGGAATTGGAAGatcaggtgacgtcactgccgTTCAACCCAAAGCGGCCGGATCATCATTATTGGCAAAAATCACTAATTGTCTTCTATTAGACTTGTTTAGACAAatag GAATTCGGTCTGCTGGAGCGTGCTTGCTACTTCCTATGGCTACAGGCATGAGTCTGGTCTTAGTCTTTCTCACACTCAAATCAACAAGACCTTCTTCCAAGTATATATTATGGCCACGCATAGATCAAAAGTCCTGCTTTAAATGCATGATAACAGCCG GATGTCAACCGATTGTCATTGAAAATTTATTGAATGGAGATGAATTAACGACTGATTTGACGAGCGTAGAGGCAAAAATTCTCGAATTGGGACCTGAAAATATAACGTGCCttcattcgacgacgagttgctTTGCACCAAGAGTCCCTGATAA AATAGTTGAACTTGCGATTTTATGCAAACGATATGGAATACCGCACGTTGTTAATAACGCCTATGGACTTCAGTCAACCAAATGCATTCATCTCTTAGAGGAA ggCAATCGATTAGGACGTATTGATGCCTTCGTTCAAAGCACAGACAAGAATTTTCTCGTTCCCGTTGGTGGTGCAATTGTCGCTGGATTTAATAAGGAATTTATTGATCTTGTGGCTAAAACGTATCCAG GAAGAGCTTCGGCTACTCCATCCATTGACGTATTTATCACATTGCTATCAATGGGAGTGCAAGGCTACATCAAGTTACTCTCAGATCGTAGA gagttGTTTAAATATTTGGCTGATGGTTTACGTAAGTTAGGAGAAAAACACGGAGAAAAAGTCTTGGCTACAACAAAGAATCAAATTTCATTAG ccATGAGCCTTTCAAGCATTAAAGCAGAAGCTCTAAAAGTGTCGTCTTCCTCATTGGAACGTGACCCTACTGAGATAGGAAGTATGCTTTTTACTCGATTTGTATCTGGCACAAG AGTCATTGTACCAGGGAAATCAAATACAATTGGACTTCACACATTCCAAAATTGGGGTTCTCATCTAAACGATGAATATCCGTGTCCATATTTGACAGCTGCAGCAGCGATTGGACTCACCAAGCCGGAAGTAGACTCGTTTTTGAAAAGACTTGAAAAGGTGATAACGAAATTCAAAAGAGAACGCCGCCAGTAG
- the LOC136184339 gene encoding ribose-5-phosphate isomerase-like, with the protein MGDDAVAKAKRAAAYRAVDENVKSGQKLGIGSGSTIVYAVERIGELVKEKKLTDLICVPTSFQARQLIREAGLLLSDLNQHPELDVAIDGADEVDLHLNCIKGGGWVIDMPLCTCRC; encoded by the exons ATGGGAGACGACGCCGTAGCAAAAGCGAAGCGTGCCGCTGCTTatcgtgccgtcgacgagaacgtcaaG AGCGGTCAGAAACTGGGAATTGGAAGCGGATCGACGATTGTCTATGCAGTCGAAAGAATCG GTGAACtcgtcaaggaaaagaaactgACCGATCTAATCTGCGTTCCGACGTCCTTTCAG GCTCGTCAGCTCATTCGAGAAGCGGGTCTACTTCTTAGTGATTTAAATCAGCATCCGGAA TTAGATGTTGCCATTGACGGAGCGGACGAAGTCGATTTGCATTTGAATTGTATCAAGGGTGGCGGGTGGGTAATTGACATGCCGCTGTGCACGTGCAGATGTTGA
- the LOC136184951 gene encoding BRISC complex subunit abraxas 2-like, producing MEVSLPGFLLSTFFLDANGRDQCDAEGFFLGRLDCGKNQKTAVIDEIVCCERLFSFYNRLGEVQIDDVYRLTKGKFDSIIGWFRLRRNTVLRVSLRERAVHQSLLNYLTHLNRADVLFGAFTGSSSPNDDTKSFDYSIWTLNGAAQGQFLARKVTIINLGHTAKDAYECSLLKVTSDTLTRVLSEFKSEDSVSQITRVYETILGKLESLGKSVNESQDEIDRLQEDIKNLHEAIELKNTSSRDEREKETQAH from the exons ATGGAAGTCTCCTTACCGGGATTTCTGCTTTCTACCTTCTTTCTAGACGCTAACGGTCGCGATCAGTGTGACGCG GAGGGTTTCTTTTTGGGGCGACTCGATTGCGGCAAAAACCAAAAAACTGCAG taatcgacgaaatcgtaTGTTGCGAGCGTCTCTTCAG TTTCTATAACAGACTAGGAGAGGTGCAAATCGATGACGTCTATCGACTGACGAAGGGAAAGTTTGAC AGTATTATAGGCTGGTTTCGATTGAGGCGAAACACAGTTCTGCGCGTCTCTCTGCGAGAGAGAGCCGTGCATCAGTCTCTTCTTAACTATCTCACTCATTTGAACCGGGCCG ACGTTCTCTTTGGAGCGTTTACTGGTTCGTCTTCTCCCAATGACGATACCAAATCGTTTGACTATTCGATATGGACGCTCAATGGGGCAGCTCAAGG gcAATTTTTGGCTCGAAAAGTGACTATTATTAATTTGGGTCACACAGCAAAAGATGCGTATGAATGCAGTCTTttgaaagtgacgtcagatacgCTCACACGCGTCCTATCAGAATTCAA aagTGAAGACTCAGTTAGTCAAATAACTCGCGTCTACGAAACGATTTTGGGAAAGTTAGAG AGTTTAGGCAAAAGCGTCAACGAATCGCaagacgaaatcgatcgacttCAAGAAGACATAAAGAATTTACACGAAGCAATTGAACTAAAGAACACTAGTAGTCGCGATGAGCGCGAAAAGGAGACCCAGGCCCATTGA